The Zingiber officinale cultivar Zhangliang chromosome 10A, Zo_v1.1, whole genome shotgun sequence genome contains a region encoding:
- the LOC122027173 gene encoding U-box domain-containing protein 10-like: protein MASPLGLGATAEAMLVLVREIATMGADLASAASPASLGADCLRLSRKISLLCHFFEEIRDFAVRSGDAAQLPPASYEASSSALRQLDSFSCLADLLMALEAAKRCLLICQRAKHDSASFDAKENNITIQFQYVTWQLEKVIGNLSYEYFQISEEVQEQVELICVQLRRATEKIGSSNLRVFLEIYDMLSQTHCKELKQQRTSSLPVFYIENMVNGDQNFEDIAELIKQLNGMPNHQMDKELPNIPDSPSYAFNGDNQISLTSLDIEETKKPQSLLIPEDFRCPISLELMKDPVIVSTGQTYERIYIQKWIDCGHKTCPKTQQKLQNLTLTPNYVLRSLIMQWCETHKVEQPCKTVSGWIRKSDGTFHEFTGDRAAIGLLVHNLSSRTLEDQKSAAAELRSLAKRSTDNRILIAEAGAIPVLVKLLSVNDHKIQEHSVTALLNLSIYDHNKELIVMAGAIVPIFQVLKCGSMEARENAAAAIFSLSLINENKITIGSIPGAFDALIELLYSGSNRGKKDAATALFNLCIYQGNKARAVRAGILSPLLKMLQDPLSNSMVDEALTILSVLVSHQECKVAIAKANIIPLLIDLIRTGLPRNKENAAAILLALCKKDNENLSYIGRLGALIPLTELAKNGTDRAKRKATSLLEHLSKLQVL from the exons ATGGCCTCACCACTGGGCCTGGGCGCCACGGCGGAGGCAATGCTGGTCCTCGTCAGGGAAATAGCCACCATGGGTGCCGACCTCGCCTCCGCCGCTTCTCCTGCCTCCCTTGGCGCCGATTGCCTCCGACTCTCCCGGAAGATCTCGCTTCTCTGCCACTTCTTCGAGGAGATCCGGGACTTTGCCGTCCGATCCGGCGACGCAGCCCAGCTGCCGCCCGCTTCCTATGAGGCCTCTTCCTCAGCGCTGCGGCAGCTGGACTCATTTTCGTGCTTGGCTGATCTCTTAATGGCCCTCGAGGCGGCTAAAAGGTGTCTTCTGATCTGCCAGCGAGCGAAGCATGACAGTGCCTCCTTT GATGCGAAAGAAAATAATATCACTATCCAATTCCAGTATGTAACATGGCAGCTTGAGAAAGTTATTGGAAACTTATCGTATGAATACTTTCAAATTTCAGAAGAAGTCCAAGAACAG GTTGAGTTAATTTGTGTCCAGCTAAGGAGAGCAACTGAGAAAATAGGATCTTCAAATTTAAGAGTATTTTTGGagatttatgatatgttatcacAAACCCATTGCAAGGAACTCAAACAGCAGAGGACTAGCAGCTTGCCAGTATTTTATATTGAAAATATGGTGAATGGTGATCAGAATTTTGAAGATATAGCTGAGTTAATCAAACAACTTAATGGAATGCCTAACCATCAGATGGACAAAGAACTGCCAAATATACCTGACTCTCCATCATATGCTTTTAATGGTGATAATCAAATCAGCTTAACCTCACTTGACATAGAGGAAACTAAGAAACCTCAGTCTTTGCTGATTCCTGAAGATTTCAGATGCCCAATATCCCTGGAATTAATGAAGGATCCTGTTATTGTTTCCACAGGACAg ACCTATGAACGGATCTATATCCAAAAATGGATTGACTGTGGTCACAAAACATGTCCAAAGACTCAGCAAAAGCTTCAAAACCTTACATTAACACCAAACTATGTTTTGAGAAGTCTAATTATGCAGTGGTGTGAAACACACAAGGTTGAGCAGCCATGCAAAACAGTGAGTGGATGGATAAGGAAGAGTGATGGCACTTTCCATGAATTTACAGGGGACAGAGCTGCTATCGGGCTTCTGGTGCATAATCTCTCAAGTAGGACATTAGAGGATCAAAAATCAGCTGCTGCTGAACTAAGATCCCTTGCAAAAAGGAGTACAGACAACCGAATTCTAATAGCAGAAGCAGGAGCTATTCCAGTGCTTGTTAAACTTTTATCAGTTAATGACCATAAAATCCAAGAGCATTCAGTGACGGCACTACTTAACCTTTCTATTTATGATCACAACAAAGAATTAATAGTGATGGCTGGTGCTATTGTTCCAATTTTTCAAGTTCTTAAATGTGGAAGCATGGAAGCAAGAGAAAATGCCGCAGCAGCCATTTTTAGCTTATCACTCATTAATGAAAACAAAATTACTATTGGAAGTATACCTGGAGCTTTTGATGCACTGATTGAGTTACTCTACAGTGGTAGCAACAGGGGAAAGAAGGATGCTGCAACAGCTTTGTTTAACTTGTGTATTTATCAAGGAAACAAAGCTCGAGCTGTTCGCGCTGGAATCTTGTCACCCTTGCTTAAGATGCTCCAGGATCCATTGAGCAATAGCATGGTAGACGAAGCATTGACAATATTGTCTGTTCTTGTCAGTCATCAAGAATGTAAAGTGGCTATAGCCAAGGCGAACATTATTCCTCTTCTCATTGACCTTATAAGGACTGGCCTGCCTCGCAACAAGGAGAATGCAGCAGCTATATTACTAGCACTTTGCAAGAAAGATAATGAAAATTTGTCATATATAGGGAGGTTAGGTGCCCTTATACCTTTGACTGAACTAGCAAAGAATGGTACTGACCGGGCAAAGCGCAAGGCTACTTCTCTACTGGAGCATCTTAGTAAGCTGCAGGTGCTTTAG